From the Lathyrus oleraceus cultivar Zhongwan6 chromosome 4, CAAS_Psat_ZW6_1.0, whole genome shotgun sequence genome, one window contains:
- the LOC127137188 gene encoding uncharacterized protein LOC127137188: MAFSDARKVMFAHMFVKEAEYWWDDACQRLEVVGTEITWNNFKTEFLEKYFPADVRRNKEIEFLELKQGKMTIEDYATKFKELSRFCLHYNGVGAKDSRVRSAHYKSVSEKKSGHKNHGKPYEYLSDKGKWEASDGKETSRGGVPASVICFSYGWIYHRASECKSFGKKCFRCGKTDTVLLIERVMC, from the exons ATGGCTTTTTCAGATGCGCGGAAGGTCATGTTTGCTCATATGTTTGTTAAGGAAGCGGAGTATTGGTGGGATGATGCTTGTCAGAGGCTTGAAGTTGTAGGTACTGAGATTACATGGAATAATTTCAAGACTGAGTTCCTTGAGAAGTACTTTCCTGCCGATGTTCGTAGAAATAAAGagattgagttccttgagctgaagcaaggaaagATGACAATTGAAGATTATGCTACAAAGTTTAAAGAGTTGTCTAGGTTCTGCCTGCATTACAATGGGGTGGGAGCTAAAG ATAGTCGTGTTAGATCTGCTCACTATAAGAGTGTTAGTGAGAAGAAAAGTGGACATAAAAATCATGGAAAACCTTATGAGTATCTAAGTGATAAAGGGAAGTGGGAGGCTTCAGATGGGAAAGAGACAAGTAGGGGAGGTGTTCCTGCTTCAGTCATATGTTTTAGTTATGGATGGATATACCATCGTGCTAGTGAATGCAAGAGTTTTGGTAAAAAATGTTTCAGGTGTGGAAAGACAGACACCGTATTGCTAATTGAAAGAGTAATGTGTTGA
- the LOC127137186 gene encoding protein FAR-RED IMPAIRED RESPONSE 1, whose protein sequence is MDTTIPCGSNSSIEKQFQSEFTNAKFKEIQVEFRSKMNCSSSLNNMEDCFSTYHVLEEILVGDIRKERVLKVVLNKENHDFKCECSLFEFRGIVCQHVLSVCSQERIVSLPEKYVLTRWKKNIKRKHSYIKTSYGVTELKPQMDGFDKLCKHFYEVAEVAAESEETTEDLHETLHLVSSNMSTKDSSLIEENLNDDFNPINSNRIHSPKHVKRKGCPPSKRKTSVAEMIAKRSRKRTKKSDHAEFTTVVQVEYSGGMLKDCKLIFVLIQIVNGASQTSVSAVPDFKTRKIAVPYLVNTLHEVG, encoded by the exons ATGGATACAACAATTCCATGTGGGTCAAACTCGTCCATTGAGAAGCAATTCCAAAGTGAGTTTACGAATGCCAAATTCAAGGAAATTCAAGTGGAATTCAGATCTAAAATGAATTGTTCTTCCTCATTAAATAACATGGAAGATTGCTTTTCTACGTATCATGTGTTGGAGGAGATATTAGTTGGAGACATACGCAAAGAGAGAGTCTTAAAAGTTGTGCTTAATAAGGAAAACCACGATTTCAAATGTGAATGCTCATTATTTGAGTTTAGAGGTATTGTGTGTCAGCATGTGTTATCCGTCTGTAGTCAGGAGAGGATTGTAAGTCTTCCAGAGAAGTATGTTTTAACAAGATGGAAGAAAAACATTAAAAGGAAGCATTCATATATCAAGACTAGTTATGGTGTAACAGAGTTGAAGCCACAAATGGACGGGTTTGACAAATTATGCAAGCATTTTTATGAGGTTGCTGAAGTAGCTGCTGAGTCAGAAGAGACTACCGAAGACCTCCATGAAACATTACATTTGGTTAGCTCTAATATGTCCACAAAGGATAGTTCCCTTATTGAAGAAAACCTCAATGATGATTTTAATCCAATCAATAGTAATAGAATTCACAGTCCAAAACATGTCAAGCGCAAAGGTTGTCCTCCATCTAAAAGAAAAACATCTGTCGCCGAAATGATCGCCAAGAGGTCAAGGAAACGAACAAAAAAAAGTGATCACGCTGAGTTTACTACA GTTGTTCAGGTGGAATATTCGGGTGGGATGTTGAAAGATTGTAAATTGATTTTTGTATTAATCCAAATTGTAAATGGTGCA TCCCAGACTTCGGTTAGTGCAGTGCCAGACTTTAAAACAAGAAAAATTGCAGTCCCATACTTGGTTAATACATTGCACGAGGTTGGTTAA
- the LOC127137187 gene encoding protein FAR-RED IMPAIRED RESPONSE 1-like: MDSSSIFIECGSSQWEDVEVDHGDCGGYDDDTLWVPAIRMCFSCLEEVKTYYQEYALKKGVGWRIRSSKKGDDGEVNYLILSCSREGSNISKISCTLKTLPSRAKNCPAMVCIKLKQDGFWYITQFESNHSHETSPTKARLFKANRKMNLHVRRTIQINDDAGVRINKTFQSLVKDAGGHENIPFCEKDVRNYINKERRAIGKEGDDLDDDFHVRNVFWADARSRAAYEYFGDVVTFDTTYLTNKYDMSFAAFVGVNHHGQSTLLGYGLLLSGEDTDSFVWLFKSWLRCMLEKAPLGIVTDQCKAMKNAIELVFPTTHHRRCLWHIMKKIPEKLSGYGEYKRIKYAMK; this comes from the exons ATGGACAGTTCAAGCATTTTTATAGAATGTGGTAGTAGTCAATGGGAAGATGTAGAAGTTGATCACGGTGATTGTGGTGGTTATGATGATGACACACTTTGGGTTCCTGCAATCAGGATGTGTTTTTCTTGTCTAGAGGAAGTTAAAACATATTATCAAGAGTATGCTTTAAAAAAGGGGGTTGGATGGAGGATTAGATCATCGAAAAAAGGAGATGACGGGGAAGTCAACTACCTAATACTTTCATGTTCAAGAGAGGGGTCTAACATTTCAAAAATTTCATGCACGTTAAAGACACTACCATCTAGAGCAAAAAATTGTCCTGCCATGGTTTGTATTAAATTGAAACAAGATGGTTTTTGGTACATTACACAATTTGAATCTAACCATTCTCATGAGACTAGCCCTACAAAAGCAAGATTGTTCAAGGCTAACAGGAAAATGAACTTACATGTGAGGAGAACAATCCAAATCAATGATGATGCGGGAGTAAGGATCAACAAGACTTTTCAATCGCTTGTTAAAGATGCAGGAGGACATGAAAACATTCCCTTTTGTGAAAAAGATGTGAGGAATTATATTAACAAAGAGCGTCGTGCAATTGGAAAAGAAGGTGATG ATTTGGATGATGATTTTCATGTGAGGAATGTATTTTGGGCTGATGCAAGAAGTAGAGCCGCTTACGAATATTTTGGAGATGTTGTAACTTTTGACACAACGTACTTGACTAACAAGTATGACATGTCTTTTGCTGCATTCGTGGGTGTGAATCACCATGGTCAATCAACATTACTTGGTTATGGATTACTACTTTCAGGTGAAGACACAGATTCTTTTGTGTGGTTATTTAAGTCATGGCTTCGTTGTATGCTAGAAAAAGCACCTTTAGGTATTGTGACCGATCAATGTAAGGCTATGAAAAATGCTATTGAGTTAGTCTTCCCTACAACTCATCATCGGCGGTGTTTATGGCATATAATGAAAAAAATTCCAGAAAAGCTAAGTGGATATGGTGAATACAAAAGAATCAAGTATGCAATGAAATAA